One genomic segment of Hordeum vulgare subsp. vulgare chromosome 2H, MorexV3_pseudomolecules_assembly, whole genome shotgun sequence includes these proteins:
- the LOC123430319 gene encoding COX assembly mitochondrial protein 2 homolog encodes MHPHLTLHRHPMCAEIIEEFQKCHVDHPIKKFFGECTDLKIKLDRCFRQEKAVKRKANFEESKKFKERLQAYKKEMAEKENES; translated from the exons ATGCATCCTCATCTAACCCTACATAGGCATCCTATGTGTGCTGAG ATTATCGAAGAATTCCAGAAGTGCCATGTGGATCACCCCATAAAAAAATTCTTTGGTGAATGCACAGATCTTAAGATTAAGCTTGATAGGTGCTTCCGGCAGGAG AAAGCTGTGAAGAGAAAGGCAAACTTTGAAGAGAGCAAGAAATTTAAAGAAAGGTTGCAGGCTTATAAAAAGGAAATGGCTGAGAAAGAAAATGAATCATAG